A genomic window from Desulfatibacillum aliphaticivorans DSM 15576 includes:
- a CDS encoding MBL fold metallo-hydrolase: MSDIEKPQVKASFRGTNCLVLKDGKSTILVDPYFTRVDAKTVFLKKIQPNPKRIEKALNDAQVDQADAILITHAHFDHALDLAHVAKATGAVVYGCESVANVCRGGGLPESQICVVDPKKPVEIGDFSVRFIPGIHLAFPFILRLLLRPGRKITAPLRPPARSSAWAEGQVHALHFTHPAGTFFNQGSANWVEGSLKGCEADVAFLGVGGLDLHKADYWDKWYAETAGYVNPKQIYWTHWDDFCLSLDEKWRYLRQVDTVLAHLTHKLKKEGGPPEEKMPWLEWIDVFA; the protein is encoded by the coding sequence ATGTCTGACATTGAAAAGCCCCAGGTTAAGGCCAGTTTTCGCGGAACCAATTGCCTTGTTCTCAAGGATGGTAAATCCACCATCCTGGTGGACCCGTATTTCACCCGGGTGGACGCCAAAACCGTTTTTCTGAAGAAAATCCAGCCCAATCCAAAGCGTATAGAAAAGGCCCTGAACGACGCCCAGGTGGATCAAGCCGACGCTATCCTGATCACACACGCCCATTTTGATCACGCCCTGGACCTGGCCCACGTGGCCAAAGCCACCGGCGCCGTGGTTTACGGGTGCGAGTCCGTGGCCAACGTCTGCCGGGGCGGGGGGCTGCCCGAAAGCCAGATCTGCGTGGTGGACCCCAAAAAGCCCGTGGAGATCGGCGATTTTTCAGTCCGGTTCATCCCGGGAATTCATCTGGCCTTTCCCTTTATCCTGCGTTTGCTCTTAAGGCCGGGACGAAAAATCACGGCGCCCCTGCGGCCGCCGGCCAGAAGCAGCGCCTGGGCCGAAGGCCAGGTGCACGCCCTGCATTTCACCCATCCGGCCGGAACCTTTTTCAACCAGGGCAGCGCCAACTGGGTGGAAGGCTCCTTAAAAGGATGCGAGGCGGACGTGGCCTTTTTGGGCGTAGGCGGGCTGGATCTCCACAAGGCCGATTACTGGGACAAATGGTACGCGGAAACCGCCGGATACGTGAATCCCAAGCAGATCTACTGGACCCATTGGGACGATTTTTGCCTGTCCCTGGACGAAAAATGGCGATACCTCAGGCAGGTGGACACGGTCCTGGCCCATCTGACCCATAAGCTGAAAAAAGAGGGCGGCCCGCCCGAGGAAAAAATGCCCTGGCTGGAATGGATTGACGTGTTTGCCTGA
- a CDS encoding efflux RND transporter permease subunit, which produces MANAKARIERAFEQSGHFFYKHAKMTLAVIFAFIALLALQIPRITVDTSAEALLHKNDPDRMDFNEFRDQFGRSEVVIIGARGGEVFSPEFFEKLRSLTEDLEENVPYVKEVTSLINVRNTRGEADELIVEDLTEEWPESPGDFAALKKRVQQNPLYINHVISRDLKTAAIVIETEAVVAEGAAKGDDAFDVFDEGFSADSEDAFDAFDSGAAQESGEKPELRYFSNEENLQVDKAVKEIVARHETRDFDLVYSGGPAIAVVFNKAVMDDTRLCMMLAMMSSMLFLVLIFRRVSGVFYPSFIVWAALVCTMGLFPVFGVPFKLTASIIPAFLVAVGVADSVHILAIFYRRLNEGASQEDAIAYSLGHSGLAIVMTSMTTAAGLLSFSMAELTALAELGVFAAIGVMLALTFTLTMLPAMLAVFPIRAAKAQSRQTMLMDRFLLFFAKISTARPWLVVIVSMALMAVSASFLHDLVFSDNIVEYLPDSTEAKHHILDLDQRLDGVLTLEAVVDFGQAEALYEPVNMDKLQAFCRRMEPFELKGLHVGKIISILDVVREINQALHENDPAYYSIPDSRQAIAQELLLFENSGADDLEKVTDTRFSKARVTFKAPWEDSVVYEAFIQEIWRVYHEVFDEDSVQLTVTGETALMAKTIPAALRSMTKSYAIAFVVITFMMIWLVGHVKTGVVSMFPNLLPIVLVMGVIAHSGVMLNLNTLMIGSIAIGLVVDDTMHFMYNFRRYFDSGMDPEKAVRCTLLGTGRALLITSLVLCSGFLVLLAASLSTSIQFGIFTAMIILLALLADFVLAPALMVLLTRKEHQARLALQESEETHV; this is translated from the coding sequence ATGGCGAACGCAAAGGCGCGCATTGAACGGGCTTTTGAGCAAAGCGGGCATTTTTTTTATAAACACGCAAAAATGACCCTGGCGGTCATTTTTGCTTTTATCGCCTTGTTGGCCTTGCAGATCCCGCGCATCACCGTAGACACATCGGCCGAAGCCCTGCTGCATAAAAACGATCCGGACCGGATGGACTTTAACGAGTTTCGGGATCAGTTCGGGCGCTCCGAAGTGGTGATCATCGGCGCCCGGGGCGGGGAGGTGTTTTCCCCGGAATTTTTTGAAAAGCTCCGCAGCCTCACCGAGGATTTGGAGGAAAACGTTCCCTACGTCAAGGAGGTTACGAGCCTCATCAACGTTCGCAACACCCGGGGAGAGGCCGATGAGTTAATCGTGGAGGATCTGACCGAGGAATGGCCGGAAAGCCCCGGGGATTTCGCGGCCTTGAAAAAGCGGGTCCAGCAAAATCCTCTGTACATCAATCATGTGATATCCAGGGATTTGAAAACCGCCGCCATCGTCATCGAGACGGAAGCGGTGGTGGCGGAAGGCGCCGCCAAGGGCGACGACGCCTTCGATGTTTTTGACGAGGGCTTTTCCGCGGATTCGGAAGACGCCTTTGATGCGTTTGACTCCGGGGCGGCGCAGGAGTCCGGGGAAAAGCCTGAACTGCGTTATTTTTCCAACGAAGAAAACCTGCAAGTGGATAAGGCGGTCAAGGAGATCGTCGCCCGGCATGAAACCAGGGATTTCGACCTGGTCTATTCGGGCGGGCCTGCCATTGCGGTTGTTTTCAACAAGGCGGTCATGGACGACACCCGGTTGTGCATGATGCTGGCCATGATGTCCAGCATGCTCTTTCTGGTGCTGATTTTTAGACGGGTTTCCGGGGTGTTTTATCCCTCCTTCATCGTGTGGGCCGCTTTGGTCTGCACCATGGGCTTGTTTCCTGTTTTCGGGGTTCCGTTCAAACTGACGGCGTCCATCATCCCGGCGTTTCTGGTGGCCGTGGGCGTGGCCGATTCGGTGCACATCCTGGCGATTTTCTACCGCAGGCTGAACGAGGGGGCCAGCCAGGAGGACGCCATCGCTTACTCCCTGGGCCATTCGGGCCTTGCCATTGTCATGACCAGCATGACCACCGCAGCCGGACTGCTGTCCTTTTCCATGGCCGAACTCACGGCCCTGGCGGAACTGGGCGTCTTTGCAGCCATCGGCGTGATGCTGGCCCTGACCTTCACCCTGACCATGCTGCCGGCCATGCTGGCCGTTTTTCCTATTCGTGCGGCCAAAGCCCAGAGCCGCCAGACCATGCTCATGGACCGTTTTTTGCTCTTTTTCGCTAAAATCTCCACGGCTCGACCCTGGCTCGTCGTCATCGTAAGCATGGCTTTGATGGCGGTTTCAGCCAGTTTTCTCCATGACCTGGTATTTTCGGACAACATTGTGGAGTACCTGCCTGACAGCACGGAGGCGAAGCATCACATTCTGGACCTGGACCAGCGCCTGGACGGCGTGTTGACCCTGGAAGCCGTGGTGGACTTTGGTCAAGCCGAAGCCTTGTACGAACCCGTAAACATGGACAAGCTCCAGGCCTTTTGCCGGCGTATGGAGCCTTTTGAGCTAAAGGGCCTGCACGTGGGCAAGATCATCTCCATCCTGGACGTGGTGCGGGAGATCAATCAGGCTTTGCACGAAAACGATCCGGCCTATTATTCCATTCCCGATTCCCGGCAGGCCATCGCCCAGGAGTTGTTGTTGTTTGAAAACAGCGGAGCGGACGACCTGGAAAAAGTCACGGATACACGCTTTTCCAAGGCCAGGGTCACTTTTAAGGCGCCGTGGGAGGACTCGGTGGTTTATGAGGCCTTTATTCAGGAAATCTGGCGCGTATACCACGAGGTCTTTGACGAGGATTCCGTCCAATTAACGGTTACGGGCGAGACAGCGCTCATGGCAAAGACCATCCCGGCCGCCTTGCGAAGCATGACCAAAAGCTACGCCATCGCCTTTGTGGTTATCACCTTCATGATGATTTGGCTGGTGGGGCACGTCAAAACCGGGGTGGTTTCCATGTTCCCCAACCTGCTGCCCATTGTGCTGGTGATGGGCGTGATCGCCCACTCCGGGGTGATGCTCAACCTCAACACGCTCATGATCGGAAGCATCGCCATAGGCCTTGTGGTGGACGACACCATGCACTTCATGTATAACTTCAGGCGATATTTCGACAGCGGGATGGACCCGGAAAAGGCGGTGCGGTGCACCTTGCTGGGAACCGGCCGGGCCTTGCTCATCACGTCTCTTGTCTTGTGCTCCGGCTTTTTGGTGCTTTTGGCGGCCAGTTTGAGCACATCCATCCAGTTCGGCATTTTCACGGCAATGATCATCCTGCTGGCCTTGCTGGCGGATTTTGTCCTGGCGCCCGCCCTGATGGTTCTCTTAACCCGCAAAGAGCATCAGGCGAGGCTCGCCCTTCAAGAAAGCGAGGAAACCCATGTCTGA
- a CDS encoding TM2 domain-containing protein, whose amino-acid sequence METVADLPPALDARTSIRGAKEHYCENCGNLIPSKLPNCPHCHAKQKSGLDKPSLILITLFFGVLGGHKFYLKRYGMGIFYFLFSWTGLTFIGMIIELIIYAATDAEKLREKHPEVNNLAPVIVIPVVGYAVFMIGILAAIAVPNFISYRMKAYDKAAQTAAHSAYYASQAYFAEKPEGAASVDNLIQYGYSPTAGVKLVIDPNTYEELMIRAYHSNGKTMYTIDAYGQQSMMEKPRGYALPE is encoded by the coding sequence ATGGAAACCGTCGCTGATCTGCCCCCTGCTTTGGACGCCAGGACGTCTATTAGAGGCGCCAAGGAACACTATTGCGAAAATTGCGGAAACCTTATTCCATCCAAATTACCAAACTGCCCCCACTGCCATGCTAAGCAAAAATCCGGCTTGGACAAGCCGTCCCTGATTCTTATCACCTTGTTCTTTGGGGTGCTTGGAGGGCACAAGTTTTATCTGAAAAGATATGGCATGGGAATTTTTTACTTTCTGTTCTCATGGACCGGCCTGACCTTTATCGGCATGATAATTGAGTTAATTATCTATGCAGCAACCGACGCGGAAAAGCTCCGGGAAAAGCATCCGGAAGTCAATAACCTGGCCCCGGTCATTGTCATACCTGTGGTCGGCTATGCTGTTTTCATGATAGGCATTTTGGCGGCCATCGCCGTTCCAAACTTTATTTCGTATCGGATGAAGGCTTACGACAAGGCGGCGCAAACTGCGGCGCATTCCGCATATTATGCGTCCCAGGCCTACTTTGCGGAAAAGCCCGAGGGAGCGGCCTCCGTGGACAATCTTATTCAATATGGATATTCACCAACAGCGGGAGTTAAACTCGTAATCGACCCGAATACTTATGAAGAATTGATGATCAGGGCTTACCATTCCAATGGCAAGACAATGTACACCATAGACGCCTACGGCCAGCAATCGATGATGGAGAAGCCCAGAGGGTATGCATTGCCGGAATAG
- a CDS encoding DUF1638 domain-containing protein, producing the protein MSDSFKGIAIVACGTLSPELKRLQEEGFLDTEYLYFTKPGLHQNVQELEKQLRNQVAKAKEKTDKVIVVYGGKFCYVNADEPTKTMQNIIESLGDGVKRIQATHCMDMIAGEEERAQITDELAGGELVWWMTPGWVKFRHQVFDGWDQALANENFPRHSGGAIVLDGIGFMDEYMTEKPEEFLEYCDWMGIPMQSNPGNLDRLKSLLLEQKQLLDHE; encoded by the coding sequence ATGAGCGATTCATTTAAAGGCATAGCCATCGTGGCCTGCGGCACCCTGAGCCCGGAGCTCAAGCGCTTGCAGGAGGAAGGCTTTCTGGATACGGAATATTTGTACTTCACCAAGCCCGGGCTTCATCAAAACGTGCAGGAACTGGAGAAGCAGTTGCGCAACCAGGTCGCCAAGGCCAAGGAGAAGACGGACAAGGTCATTGTGGTCTACGGCGGCAAGTTTTGCTACGTGAACGCGGACGAGCCAACCAAGACCATGCAGAACATCATCGAAAGCCTGGGCGACGGCGTGAAAAGAATTCAGGCCACCCACTGCATGGACATGATAGCCGGCGAGGAGGAACGCGCCCAAATCACGGACGAACTGGCCGGCGGAGAGCTGGTCTGGTGGATGACGCCCGGCTGGGTCAAGTTTCGGCATCAGGTTTTTGACGGCTGGGATCAGGCTCTGGCCAATGAGAATTTTCCCCGGCATTCAGGCGGGGCCATCGTCCTGGACGGCATTGGATTCATGGACGAATACATGACGGAAAAGCCGGAGGAGTTCCTGGAATACTGCGATTGGATGGGCATTCCCATGCAAAGCAATCCGGGCAACCTGGATCGATTAAAGAGTCTCTTGTTGGAGCAGAAGCAACTGTTGGACCACGAATAA
- a CDS encoding flavodoxin family protein, whose translation MKSLVVYSSQSGNTEKLAKTVFENLDGEKDIFPLAQAPEAGDYDLIGVGFWLQAGKPDPKSQEYLASLPEGARVFLFATHGAAKGSAHANGAMEYAKSLLKGAAVAGTYSCQGEVNPKVLEKVKAKPEPPPWIGDAPAAAGHPDAKDLEDLAEAVRAL comes from the coding sequence ATGAAATCATTAGTGGTTTACTCAAGCCAATCCGGCAATACGGAAAAACTGGCCAAAACTGTGTTTGAGAATCTTGACGGAGAAAAAGACATATTCCCCCTGGCCCAGGCGCCCGAGGCCGGCGACTACGATTTGATCGGCGTGGGTTTCTGGCTCCAGGCGGGCAAGCCCGACCCCAAGTCCCAGGAGTATCTGGCAAGCCTGCCTGAAGGCGCCAGGGTGTTCCTTTTCGCCACCCACGGCGCGGCCAAAGGGTCGGCTCACGCCAACGGGGCCATGGAATACGCTAAATCCCTGCTTAAAGGGGCTGCGGTTGCAGGGACCTATTCCTGCCAGGGCGAGGTCAACCCCAAGGTCCTGGAAAAGGTCAAGGCGAAACCCGAGCCGCCTCCGTGGATCGGCGACGCCCCCGCAGCCGCAGGGCATCCGGACGCCAAGGACCTGGAGGACCTGGCGGAAGCCGTACGCGCCTTATAG
- a CDS encoding tetrathionate reductase family octaheme c-type cytochrome, translating into MRTLFKPLLIISASLILIAGGLFFINYDAGSTLSQAFAAAPEKAPKKVPSPPKPPEKVNPDGTPWSPAAQVAAMERAKEVPPFVKKVKDETAWERKQRLGENAPTLNDQDYAYVVLNSPIVNKDQDMYEPVRFMHKKHANVTGDCLKCHHASADEPGASETAKCSACHQEAFNPEFPERPGLKAAYHRQCMTCHEEQEKGPMGCTDCHGKNVPDHSKLVKLPKNPSPTQVTTECLRCHEDQGEDMLKSAHWLWKGPSPYTVDGEKRVDSGKATNTINNFCIALPSNWPRCTSCHAGYGWKDETFDFTDKSHIDCLICHDTTDTYAKVPTDAGMPYPQLDLVEIAEHVGKPSRKTCGDCHFQGGGGDAVKHGDMNAILYYPTRKCDVHMGDLDFQCHDCHKTRNHKISGRSLSLPVAEGARSCEDCHTSQPHHGNNLLDHHLNRHGEHIACMTCHSPVYAKCKPTKTWWDWSKAGDKKREVHKDKYGMPDYFWKKGEFLWDESVQPTYAWYNGTVERYLIGDKIDDDGVTEITQPVGGIKDAKSRIAPFKIMAGKQPADKNNRTLLTPNLFGPKGYWKNVDWDQAFKIGAEATGIEYSGEYEWEETKMYWSLNHEVTPKEMALSCVQCHESLTQERSCDRCHQDKRDVDFKALSYKGVDFKTMAARGRDTLDLVEKTDYINFKALGYKGDPIIYGGRFKQLPLGWHKDGKEEQ; encoded by the coding sequence ATGCGGACTCTATTTAAACCCCTGTTGATTATTTCCGCCTCCCTGATCCTGATTGCAGGAGGCTTGTTTTTCATAAACTACGACGCCGGGAGCACGCTTTCCCAGGCTTTTGCTGCGGCCCCGGAAAAGGCGCCTAAAAAGGTTCCTTCTCCGCCCAAACCGCCGGAGAAGGTCAATCCTGACGGAACCCCCTGGTCTCCGGCCGCACAGGTCGCGGCCATGGAGCGGGCCAAGGAAGTCCCTCCTTTTGTAAAAAAGGTCAAGGACGAAACCGCCTGGGAGCGCAAGCAGCGCCTGGGCGAGAACGCTCCCACGCTGAATGACCAGGACTACGCCTACGTGGTGCTGAACAGTCCCATCGTGAACAAAGACCAGGACATGTACGAGCCCGTGCGGTTTATGCACAAGAAGCACGCCAACGTAACCGGCGACTGCCTCAAGTGCCATCACGCCAGCGCGGACGAACCCGGCGCGTCCGAGACAGCCAAGTGCTCGGCCTGCCATCAGGAGGCTTTCAACCCGGAATTCCCCGAACGTCCGGGCCTGAAGGCCGCGTATCACAGGCAGTGCATGACTTGCCACGAAGAGCAGGAAAAAGGCCCCATGGGCTGCACCGACTGCCATGGCAAGAACGTCCCGGACCACTCCAAGCTGGTCAAGCTGCCCAAGAACCCCAGCCCCACCCAGGTGACCACCGAATGCCTGCGCTGCCACGAAGACCAGGGCGAAGACATGCTCAAAAGCGCCCATTGGCTGTGGAAAGGCCCGTCCCCTTACACCGTGGACGGCGAGAAGCGCGTGGACTCGGGCAAGGCCACCAATACCATCAACAACTTCTGCATCGCCCTGCCTTCCAACTGGCCCCGGTGCACAAGCTGCCATGCAGGATACGGCTGGAAAGACGAGACCTTTGACTTTACGGACAAAAGCCATATTGACTGCCTGATCTGCCACGATACCACGGACACCTACGCCAAGGTTCCCACGGATGCAGGCATGCCTTATCCGCAACTGGATCTTGTCGAGATCGCGGAACATGTGGGCAAGCCTTCACGCAAGACATGCGGAGACTGCCACTTCCAGGGCGGGGGCGGCGACGCGGTCAAACACGGAGACATGAACGCCATCCTGTATTATCCGACCCGGAAATGCGACGTGCACATGGGCGACTTGGACTTCCAGTGCCACGACTGCCACAAAACCCGGAATCATAAGATTTCCGGACGCTCCCTGTCCCTGCCCGTGGCCGAAGGCGCCCGAAGCTGCGAGGATTGCCATACCAGCCAGCCTCACCACGGCAACAATCTTTTGGATCATCACCTGAACCGCCACGGCGAGCACATCGCCTGCATGACCTGTCACAGCCCGGTTTACGCCAAGTGCAAGCCCACCAAAACATGGTGGGACTGGTCCAAGGCCGGGGACAAAAAACGCGAGGTGCACAAAGACAAATACGGCATGCCCGACTACTTCTGGAAAAAAGGCGAGTTCCTTTGGGACGAAAGCGTCCAGCCAACCTACGCCTGGTACAACGGCACCGTGGAGCGCTACTTGATCGGCGATAAAATCGACGACGACGGCGTGACGGAAATCACCCAGCCCGTGGGCGGAATCAAGGACGCCAAGTCGCGCATTGCGCCTTTCAAGATCATGGCAGGCAAACAGCCAGCGGACAAGAACAACAGGACGCTTTTAACGCCCAACCTGTTCGGCCCCAAGGGATATTGGAAGAACGTGGACTGGGACCAGGCCTTTAAAATCGGTGCGGAAGCGACGGGCATCGAGTACTCCGGCGAGTACGAGTGGGAGGAAACCAAGATGTATTGGTCCCTCAATCACGAAGTCACGCCCAAGGAAATGGCGCTCTCCTGCGTGCAGTGCCACGAAAGCCTGACTCAGGAGCGCTCGTGCGATCGGTGCCACCAGGACAAACGGGATGTGGACTTCAAGGCCCTTTCGTACAAGGGAGTCGACTTCAAGACCATGGCCGCCAGAGGCCGCGACACCCTGGATCTGGTGGAAAAGACCGATTACATCAACTTCAAGGCCCTGGGCTATAAGGGCGACCCTATCATCTACGGCGGCCGCTTTAAGCAACTCCCCCTGGGCTGGCATAAGGACGGAAAGGAAGAACAATGA
- the nrfD gene encoding NrfD/PsrC family molybdoenzyme membrane anchor subunit encodes MSNHAQPRPINSPFWTPGVFVMLAFMAAAAPFILARYIKGLGFVTNLTDIYPWGLWIGVDVASGVALAAGGFTTAALAHIFGRHHYEAVTRPALLTAMLGYTFVAVGLFVDIGRSWAIWKPAIFWQPNSVLFEVAMCVMIYLTVLYIEFFPIVAERFRGRFPMVDSLDKIINKLMWVFIILGVVLSCMHQSGLGSLMLIAPTKLHPLWYTPILPLLFLTSAISLGYPMVVVETIIATSSLKLDREMDVLGPLTRITLLLLGIYGGLKIGDMLVRGTYVYLWDGSAQSFAFMTEMLLGVIIPWCMLWIPKVRKTPGLLFTAAAMVVGGVVLNRINVFIVGYQPPFAQHSYYPAIGEILVTVGLVATIMFLYRLAVTFLPVLSARRKEA; translated from the coding sequence ATGAGTAATCACGCACAACCAAGACCCATAAACTCCCCGTTCTGGACGCCCGGGGTATTTGTGATGCTGGCCTTTATGGCGGCCGCGGCGCCTTTTATCCTGGCCCGGTACATCAAGGGGCTGGGTTTCGTAACCAATTTGACCGACATCTATCCCTGGGGCCTGTGGATCGGCGTTGACGTGGCCAGCGGCGTGGCTCTGGCCGCCGGCGGATTCACCACCGCAGCCCTGGCGCATATTTTCGGCAGGCATCATTACGAGGCGGTCACGAGGCCGGCCTTGCTGACCGCCATGCTGGGCTATACCTTTGTGGCCGTGGGCTTGTTCGTGGATATCGGGCGCTCCTGGGCCATCTGGAAGCCGGCGATTTTCTGGCAGCCCAATTCCGTGCTGTTCGAGGTGGCCATGTGCGTCATGATCTACCTCACGGTGCTGTACATCGAGTTTTTCCCCATTGTTGCGGAGCGTTTTCGCGGCAGGTTTCCCATGGTGGATTCCCTGGACAAGATTATCAACAAGCTCATGTGGGTTTTCATCATCCTGGGAGTCGTTCTTTCCTGCATGCATCAATCGGGCCTGGGGTCCCTCATGCTCATCGCGCCCACCAAGCTGCATCCTTTATGGTACACGCCCATCCTTCCCCTGCTTTTTCTCACCTCGGCCATATCCCTTGGCTATCCCATGGTGGTTGTGGAAACCATCATCGCCACGTCGTCCCTCAAGCTGGATCGCGAAATGGACGTATTAGGACCCCTCACCCGAATCACCCTGCTGCTGTTGGGAATTTACGGCGGCCTCAAGATCGGCGACATGCTGGTCCGCGGGACCTACGTCTACCTGTGGGACGGATCGGCCCAGTCTTTCGCCTTTATGACGGAAATGCTCCTGGGCGTCATCATCCCCTGGTGCATGCTCTGGATTCCCAAGGTCAGAAAGACTCCGGGGCTGCTGTTTACAGCGGCGGCCATGGTGGTCGGCGGCGTGGTTTTAAACCGCATCAACGTGTTTATCGTGGGGTATCAGCCGCCCTTTGCACAACACTCCTACTATCCGGCAATCGGAGAAATTCTGGTGACCGTCGGCCTGGTTGCGACCATCATGTTCTTGTACAGGCTGGCGGTGACCTTCCTGCCTGTTCTTAGCGCCCGGAGAAAGGAGGCTTGA
- a CDS encoding 4Fe-4S dicluster domain-containing protein, which yields MNISRRFFMKTSAVAVGGAVSAKAGTAKAESRSRAPADPFGCLVDLTQCVGCRKCEQACNEVNHLPEPKVAFDDSRVLDCKRRPDQNAFTVVNRYYPGKKDEQNRLIPAYAKIQCMHCQDPACVSACIVGALTKQENGAVIYDKSKCIGCRYCMVACPFGIPAYEYDQPFTPEVRKCTYCFERISKEGGKPGCASVCPVEAITFGKRDTVLALAKDKIKKDPGRYINKVYGEEEVGGASWMYISEHPFEKLGFLTLPKKPLPTLPETIQHTMFKFLWAPITLFAALAGGMWVFNRRQMTGEDISEERGADNE from the coding sequence GTGAACATTTCGCGCCGGTTTTTTATGAAAACGTCTGCGGTCGCTGTGGGAGGAGCAGTGTCGGCAAAGGCGGGAACGGCAAAGGCGGAATCCCGCAGCAGGGCGCCGGCTGACCCATTCGGGTGCCTGGTGGACTTGACCCAGTGCGTGGGCTGCAGAAAATGCGAACAGGCCTGCAATGAGGTGAACCATCTGCCCGAGCCGAAAGTCGCCTTTGACGATTCCCGGGTTCTGGACTGCAAGCGCAGGCCGGACCAAAACGCCTTTACGGTGGTCAACCGCTACTATCCGGGGAAGAAAGACGAGCAAAATCGTCTGATCCCCGCCTACGCAAAAATCCAATGCATGCATTGCCAGGATCCCGCCTGCGTGTCCGCGTGCATTGTGGGCGCCCTGACCAAGCAGGAAAACGGGGCGGTCATTTACGACAAGAGTAAATGCATCGGCTGCCGCTACTGCATGGTGGCGTGCCCCTTCGGCATTCCCGCATACGAATACGACCAGCCCTTCACCCCCGAGGTCCGCAAATGCACCTACTGCTTTGAGCGCATCAGTAAAGAGGGCGGCAAGCCCGGCTGCGCCAGCGTATGCCCGGTGGAGGCAATCACCTTCGGCAAGCGCGACACGGTGCTGGCCCTGGCCAAGGATAAAATCAAGAAGGATCCCGGCCGCTACATCAACAAGGTTTACGGCGAAGAGGAGGTGGGCGGCGCCAGCTGGATGTACATCAGCGAGCATCCTTTTGAAAAGCTGGGCTTTCTTACATTGCCCAAAAAGCCATTGCCCACCCTGCCCGAGACCATTCAGCACACCATGTTCAAGTTCCTGTGGGCGCCCATCACCTTGTTCGCCGCCCTGGCCGGAGGCATGTGGGTTTTCAACCGAAGGCAGATGACCGGTGAGGATATTTCGGAGGAAAGGGGGGCGGACAATGAGTAA